The following are from one region of the Leptospira selangorensis genome:
- a CDS encoding PilZ domain-containing protein: MAVGRSDTLQELITILETMFGETIIGSDINLVKHLFYSLKADQREFPFDYEGEKLTSVVEEVSEDTLVLYVPYLQPKGILRAKISFEILNILYQFEVVLLDFWEDHVRVKIPSELQAAAFRKNLRVAVDDLFMNYVILYRSLSGGERELGKNLSVEQRFFHLMKEIKKDNPSLKLINLMVTEYILGISRDYEIVFFGPGKDGGFFGDFIKKYNRPVYVPDCSLIKSYIGEEKDPYLDNFRDEYIHLIQTRGQAKADEFFRELQKEEVRNFLISYIVTPIRLFNDPIGYVKVFSTAMDKFSIVQQQALYIEELGDILTYALTKVYIRQENFRNEKAVTRILDISMNGLLFEIEDERTFNYLKQHNIIKMFIPISERNLVLRGEVVRFLEIGTGKYQLGVNFFDANPDDMVFLQHYIFSKKMRILFE, encoded by the coding sequence ATGGCTGTAGGACGATCGGATACACTCCAAGAATTGATTACGATTTTAGAAACGATGTTTGGGGAAACAATCATCGGCTCTGATATCAATCTAGTTAAACACCTATTCTATAGTTTGAAAGCGGATCAAAGAGAATTCCCGTTCGATTACGAAGGAGAGAAACTTACCTCGGTTGTCGAGGAAGTCAGCGAAGACACTCTTGTTCTATACGTTCCTTATCTACAACCAAAAGGAATACTAAGAGCAAAAATCAGTTTCGAAATCTTGAATATACTTTATCAATTCGAAGTGGTACTCCTGGATTTTTGGGAAGACCACGTAAGGGTCAAGATCCCTTCTGAACTACAAGCTGCCGCATTCCGTAAAAACCTAAGGGTCGCGGTAGACGATCTTTTCATGAATTATGTGATTCTTTATCGTTCCTTGAGCGGAGGAGAAAGAGAATTAGGAAAAAATCTAAGCGTAGAACAAAGATTTTTCCATCTCATGAAGGAGATCAAAAAAGATAATCCCAGCCTTAAGTTGATTAACCTAATGGTTACCGAATATATTTTGGGGATTTCCAGAGACTATGAGATCGTTTTTTTTGGGCCGGGAAAAGACGGAGGATTTTTCGGAGACTTTATTAAAAAGTATAACCGTCCCGTCTATGTTCCAGATTGTTCTTTGATTAAAAGTTATATAGGAGAGGAGAAAGATCCTTATTTAGATAATTTCCGAGATGAATATATACACTTGATCCAAACTAGAGGACAGGCAAAGGCAGATGAGTTTTTCAGAGAACTCCAAAAGGAAGAAGTTCGTAACTTTTTAATCTCTTATATAGTCACTCCAATTCGATTGTTCAACGACCCAATCGGTTATGTAAAAGTATTCTCCACAGCGATGGATAAATTCTCTATCGTGCAGCAACAAGCATTGTATATAGAAGAATTAGGAGATATTCTAACTTACGCATTGACTAAAGTGTATATCCGTCAGGAAAACTTTAGAAATGAAAAAGCTGTAACTAGAATTTTAGATATCAGTATGAATGGACTCCTATTCGAAATAGAAGATGAGAGGACTTTCAATTATTTAAAGCAGCACAATATTATTAAAATGTTTATTCCTATTTCGGAAAGGAATTTAGTCCTAAGAGGAGAAGTGGTTCGATTCCTGGAGATCGGAACCGGCAAATACCAATTAGGTGTGAATTTTTTTGATGCGAATCCGGATGATATGGTCTTCTTGCAACATTATATTTTTAGCAAGAAGATGCGGATACTATTCGAGTAG